The region ttaatgcaagagaagaacgtttaccaccggtcaagggagtaaagagaggggtcagttaccaagaacttaacctcgagaaactgtaggagcattaactttcagagagaaagtgaagccaatataaagcgttggagagaaaggtaagcttcacacctcgaacaattttcagtaaagaaaaaaaaaatggcatcatacatcgtagcactagaagagctgaggaagaaggccttcgaggaggacttgttcctgaacatcaggcatccagagggtacaacgaccatcgcggagctgacacggacactgctggaggaggacctgcgtccagagttgaagagagacctgagggaatttcttgccttcgcggaggaggtgcaagaactcagccggcttgaactcaagctgctggaagaaaaagagagtttggaagagaagctcaagactgcagaagagattctggagagggatgagctaaagaacaggctcaacaacatccagcatgcactggagcgtctggagaaggataggtcagagcagcgccaggagtgcagaagaatgaggagggatcctccattctagactgtagggaaagaatgtatgatgtaaacataaagagattatgaataaaaagatttttgcaaacacatgtgacaaaaatatatatagatatgcatagataatcacaaacgaacaaagtagaataattaaatagaaagaaacagaagttaacaaaaataaaacaacgttaaagaaaaagaaaaacgaagagatcctaaaactagggtttatcagttcgacgcagaagttccatcatcatgtgcttcatttcaattagcatggattcatgaatgccaagacgctgttccaagatgtcgagtctggacgagcttgactgagcagaaccggaaggaacattctgagcagcttgaggatctggaatggaagcagaagcagcaggagtaaacactactggtgcaagtgcttggcatctaagagcttcagcctcagcctcaaggcgttctgcctctaatctggcttattcagcttgagctgctgcttgacgtgcagcttcttctgcttgagctttctttctcttagcttcttcaatagcttcaagaagcttatgtctctgttcttgttcatgaaaagccacccttcgagcaaacctttgctttgcagcctcaatcctctgacttccctctgcatgcaggagctgcatcataattggaacttgagccactagccaagtgcccagattgttccactcatcagccacacgttcagcattctcacttaggtcagtctgaccgtgcacattgcgtagcatcaaagaggcttcatgatagaaaatattgatgcactcagagagagatgtgggtcggaggtgagtgtaaggaattatggagaggttggtttcaggagaggctgggtgattgctgctgtgagcttcagaggcaccttgtggagagccaatgttaaacatttgagcattgggttcagaggttccaaggtgaggttctgaggtttcaaccagaggatgaggtgatctaaccgaggattggttagacacagattgttctggttcaggttgtggttgaataggctcttgttggtctggggcagggtgagcttgttgagccaaagggtctgcctcttgtaaaggattggccaagataggttcatctgggtcaactagacgttcaggtctagggccaggatatctcctagggcttggacaagtgatataatactcttctaaggtagacaccttttcttttctgacctccatgaattttctaatggattcagagttattggagggagaagagtcagcaacattggttgggaaggatacaggtgtaaaggctgtggaagagtctgtatccgtgggtctgagagctcgacgttctgatgctcttgggacagagtgatcagaggttctgggtccaggttctgtgtgggtaggctctggttgttcatgaatgatgggttcagaagttaatgggttgtactgaatggtaatgggagaggtaggttcttctgacctagagggttggttctggagcaaattctagagaggtgcttcagtaggggaaggttgaaagaacgaagaccttggggaatgtggtggagaggtggtttgtgcagctggttgggattcaggaataggagtgaggggatttgaggagtgtttgagcaggGCTgaaatggggagtgcatcaaataaattcaaatcatcatcagaagcaattgcagacttacttgaatgtgctgatgatcttgtcactctggcaggaggttcagtccttctgatcacttcagcagctggttccacccgagtaggcttcaccacaattctgacctgcttcttcttctttttaggaggaccatcctcattatcaccatcatcaccatcatcaggcttgctggtttcatcttgctttctcttggattgaccagccttcttgatacgccccaagttgatgcaagggctgcaatggatcgtctaggattgatcttggatgatgagaactctgaaatgtgagaaagaagaagaagaatttcgtgatggaagggaaatggacagaaaagaggggaagttttagtgaaatggaagatgaagacttcacacaaaggtggtgacaaacccttgataagcctaattcttgaatcactcaagaactatgagaatcactctcacaaatctgaatcactcagaaaagaaaatactaattcattcataatctgtctattacattgaaggagtggtccttataaagaagaaggaaattcagcctagttacaaaaaaatgatgaggtgtaatttctctagaagaatcctaggctaggagttacaaattaaaagaggaagatagtgatatgcttcagccctgaacgtgtttttagtggctgattgcttcatgtaactccctttcttgattgttattctgaccagggaatatagcattcaatgctctttatgaacttaatttccctttctttgtaactccattcttggctttgaaagctcttcaatcctttgactttgctgatgtaactcctccattcagaacttattgaaattcaaacacattcaaagagttttaagaaaggaatggatccctccctttaagcccttcatgcgccacatgcaaacacacaccacttgaagtggattaaacacactaaaataaaattcagcaacataatgcatttggatccaacttattcaattggtcctttgcatttttattgaaataaaataaaacagaacatcacatggcagcccctatgcgtgggctggctcttcttcttgggcctgaatgatcatcatgatttttggttccatctcttctaccactttgtcttcaagaatggttgccactacttgctgaagagtctctttggcctttttagctctagcccttgtcattggtcctccaagtccttttagggctccatgacccttgtccttgtccttgtcctcatcattccctccctcttgaaaaggatttgacctcaaatcaaattctccgccatctgcatcaaagagagataaatcagagacattaaaggttgagctgatgttatactcacctggaagctctattttgtaggcattgttattgattctctcaagcacttgaaaaggtccatcccctctaggttggagtttggatttcctttgttctggaaacctttccttcctcatgtgcacccaaacccaatctccgggttggaacaccacctcctttcttcccttgttagcttgcctagcataactctcattctttctctcaatttgagccttcacacgctcatgcatcttcttgacatattcagctttgccctgtccttccttgtgcttgaaaacagaaatgttaggcataggcaacaaatcaagaggagtcaaagggttaaatccatacactacttcaaatggagagcaattggtagtgctatggacagccctattgtaagcaaattcaacatgaggcaaacacgcctcccaagcctttaaattggccttaaggacagtcctaagcaaggtgcctagggtcctattaaccacctcagtttgcccatcagtttgtgggtggcaagtggtagagaacaaaagtttggtgcctaacttcccccataaagtcctccagaagtgacttaggaacttggtgtccctatcactaactatgcttctaggcatcccatgaagtcttacaacttctttaaagaacaaatcagcaacgtgacaagcatcatcagctttcctgcaaggaataaagtgagccatttttgaaaacctatcaacaaccacaaaaatggaatccttaccattctttgttctagggaggcctaaaacaaagtccatagacaagtcaacccaagggtattcagggattggcaaagaagtatacaaaccatgtggcatcaccttagacttagccttcttgcaaacaatgcaatgttcacaaaacttgatcacatcatgtttcattttgggccaatagaaatgttcctgtaaagtttctagagtcttttggactccaaaatgacccattagtcccccagcatgggattctttaacaagcagttctctaatggaacttttaggcacacacaacctgttttccttaaataaaaatccattgtgcctataaaatccattttgagaaactttctcacaagccacaaaaatttcagcaaagttatcatctttttcatacatttctttcacatgttcaagtcctagcaatttagtctctaacatggaaagcaacacgtgtctcctggataaagcatcagccacaatgttacttttcccctttttgtgttttatgacatagggaaattgttccaaaaattcaacccatttggcatgccttttgttcaacttaccttgccccttcaagtatttcagcgactcatgatcactatgaatcacgaattccttgggcaaaagataatgctgccaggtcttcaaagctctcaccaaagcatacaattccttatcataagtagaatagttaagggcagctccgcttaacttttcactaaaataagcaattgggtggccttcttgaagcaacacagctccaatacctacatttgaagcatcacattcaagttcaaaagatttagcaaagttaggtaaagcaagtataggtgcatgggtaagcttatgctttagggcagcaaaggcctcttcttgattctttccccaatgaaagcccacattctttttcaccacttcatttaggggtgctgccaaggtactaaagtcctttacaaacctcctgtagaaactggccaagccatgaaaacttcttacatcacccacggatttaggagtgggccactcttgaatggctttgatcttttcctcatcaacctgcactcctttcgaactcacaacaaaaccaagaaacacaacatggtcagtgcaaaaagtgcatttctcaagattggcaaacaattgttcctttctaagcatactcaagacggatcttaagtgctcaacatgcagctcaagagtagtgctatagaccaaaatatcatcaaagtacacaaccacaaatttcccaatgaattccctcaaaacatggttcattagtctcataaaagtactaggtgcattagttaaaccaaaaggcataaccaaccattcatacaaaccatatttagttttgaaagcagttttccattcatccccttctttaatccttatctgattgtaaccacttttcaaatcaattttagaaaaataacatgctccatgcaattcatcaagcaaatcatcaagtctaggaatagggtgcctatacttaatggtgatgttattcaaggctctacaatcagagcacattctccaagtcccatctttctttggtaccaaaatcaccggtacagcacaaggactcatgctatttcttacccaccctttgttcaagagttcttccacttgtctttgaatttcagtggtttcttgtgggttgcttctatatgctggcctattaggcaaagaagctcccggaatgagatcaatttgatgctcaattcctctcagtggtggtagaccacttggaacacttgttggaaacacatcctcataatcctgcaaaagagatttaacactagaaggcagctcaaaattttcaaaagtgttagtgttcaaaatctgatttttgcaaaacatcaagtataggatctgttttgaagctatcatccttttcacctctctctttttgatcaaacaaatttcttttctctcaagtatttcactcttttctttttgctctctctcaagtgtttcactcttttctttttgctttctctcaagtgtctcactcttttcttttctctcttgttcaatcttttctctcattttcttttgatcctcacgcacctccctagggctcaaaggtttgagcgtaattttctggccatgatgttggaatgagatcttgttggtgcttccattatgatcagagttggtgtcatattgccatggtcttcccagcagtatgtgactagcctccatgggaacaacatcacaaagaaccttatccctgtatttgccaatggaaaagtcaacttcaacttgcttacttacttgtatttctccatagtggctgagccattgaagtttgtatggccaaggatgtggttttgtgaccaggttcagcttctccaccattctttcactagccacattagtacagcttccgccatcaacaatcatcaagcaaatctgcccattgacagaacatcttgtgtgaaagatattctctctttggctttctttctttggcttttgttggctaccaagcattcttcggatcatcaacagttcaccattcatggctgcctcctcttcttcttcactttgttctccttcggactcactggtgtagtctccatcatccttaagaatcatggtctttttggaggcacattcataagcataatgtcccataccttggcatttgaagcacttgacctctttgctctttttggatggttgttcaagaggttttgaagaagctgaagcttgtggtttggtggctggtttgctaagggtgctcggcccttcattcttcattctgtctctccaagatgaattggaattggtagaactcttccttgcaagccctttccttttgagttgttgctcaactttagtggccttgtgcagcaattcttccatgtctacatattcctgaagttctacaatatctctaacatcattagatagaccattaataaatcgaatcatggttacctcttcatcctcctcaagattggcttgcaacataagcacctcaagttctttgtaatactcctcaacactcttgctgccttgggtaagtttttgaagtttaaattttacatccctagcatggcttgaagggacatatcttttcctcatgattcgtttcatttcagcccatgtttccaccgctggctcctcatttctcaatctctcttttgcaaacttattccaccaaacaagagcatagtctgaaaagtgagcagctgcaagtttcaccttttggtcctcctcatagttgttgcaagcaaagacatgctctattttgagttcccactccaagtatgcctctggatcactctttcccttaaaaggaggaatttggaatttgactccttcaatccgagcaggtctaggattttcatgaattcgtcgtggcctcccgccttcactgtcactattgttccggttctccatttgatccagcctttcgtggatctcttcagtttgcctcctcattaagttttccagatgttgtgtaagagcccgcatttcgatggtcgagagtcgcactgctggttgctcctcctcttctcctgacatctttgacaaatgaaaagattcaagtagaacaaacaaatgttagtgtttacctcacttctctcgtgtttccctcaaattggcttttctatgatgtgcactcttgcctttttccactcaaaaattctcacaatctcttgagtaaatcaaagttaagacacacaaagaattatgccaccaaatttgtgtagagtcacacagattagaatagactttagaatatgaaacaaaagaagacaagacaaaatcaccacagaaatggaaaggactccaaatatttagagactaaagaagaattcaagaacaaacagaaagaagaaaataaattggaatgctagcaacaaaattaccttgaacaattgaatttggctaattaaacaagaaccattcagccatttttttttttgaattttcgtttttttttttgaattttcgttttgtaatttgtttttgattctgaacaattaacaaggcttaacttttgcaatggttcagcctaaagaaacaaaaactaaaatcaaggtaacaagaaatgacaaagagttgctaaccagaattccagataagaaaagaaaccaaaatcctagaaccggagctctgattaccaaatgatacgccccaagttgatgcaagggctgcaatggatcgtctaggattgatcttggatgatgagaactctgaaatgtgagaaagaagaagaagaatttcgtgatggaagggaaatggacagaaaagaggggaagttttagtgaaatggaagatgaagacttcacacaaaggtggtgacaaacccttgataagcctaattcttgaatcactcaagaactatgagaatcactctcacaaatctgaatcactcagaaaagaaaatactaattcattcataatctgtctattacattgaaggagtggtccttataaagaagaaggaaattcagcctagttacaaaaaaatgatgaggtgtaatttctctagaagaatcctaggctaggagttacaaattaaaagaggaagatagtgatatgcttcagccctgaacgtgtttttagtggctgattgcttcatgtaactccctttcttgattgttattctgaccagggaatatagcattcaatgctctttatgaacttaatttccctttctttgtaactccattcttggctttgaaagctcttcaatcctttgactttgctgatgtaactcctccattcagaacttattgaaattcaaacacattcaaagagttttaagaaaggaatggatccctccctttaagcccttcatgcgccacatgcaaacacacaccacttgaagtggattaaacacactaaaataaaattcagcaacataatgcatttggatccaacttattcaattggtcctttgcatttttattgaaataaaataaaacagaacatcacatggcagcccctatgcgtgggctggctcttcttcttgggcctgaatgatcatcatgatttttggttccatctcttctaccactttgtcttcaagaatggttgccactacttgctgaagagtctctttggcctttttagctctagcccttgtcattggtcctccaagtccttttagggctccatgacccttgtccttgtccttgtcctcatcacttcttctttttgatcagagaaacatctgattcctcagaagattcttctaggatcatcttcctctgaactttcttcttgggaggagaaggaaactctggagctggcggcagtctgctgaagaagtcatcgagatcaatttcgaatccttgagcccttaggtcttcaacatagcacctaatggcgtcaggattatctgcctgtgtccacagagggtagtcaatcagaggcatccttctacttctgatctcagaagatgtgtcttcatgggcaggagcaatcttcttcttgattaggcccatcttctttagagaatttgccgtgaagacatcactgacaatggtggtcagatcctctgtgcatccagcatttatcagatcttgaatgaggccactctcaatgaatagatcagacaaaagtctcccgaagggaatatacttgatcgctgacttgatggaggcagtggtacgagacttccggatacattcctttaagtaggagaacaggaagtagggaaggcagatcttcttctggtcttggatgaagaacaacatcaccttctggttgaagttgatgtagtctggggaactgccctttggtctctggtttatgcagtggagcaaaattttgtgccagatcctgagcttgggatgaaggtccatcaccttgtaattcgtcttgcccggtttgtaattggtgtacagggccttgttgatctcatccttcgtcttgggtttcagcttcgattccgtgaattggaaacgatacccaaaagcagttgctgcacccagcaagttcacgagggacttctctgtgatgatgatctttcttccaagaatgtgagataccacctgagtatcatcgcagtcggcgtgcttccagaattccttgaccagtttatcatacaccggtcctcgaagtctgttgaagtaatttccccaaccttgaacttggacttcaggacgaagatcatacccatttgtagccaggttgtcgaggtcgaatctccattctgccaggacttggagttcctctggagcatatacgcagtgaacggcacagccccgttctgcaattggaataatctgctcttgagcttgaccttgatcttgtgtcggattctcagggcccctttgacccgttgctagaccaactaccatgtgagggaactgggttgcatctgcagtagctcttctggtttgactcaccatttttgaagcggttgaaggtttgaggtagaagatgaaggttgaaagatgaagagagatcgagagagaaaacgaggataagcggtttcgaaaTAGCGGAGaaagcgagagtaaaaaccggaagtgaaagagatcgtgtgtgtatagtgggttttgacaaataaccgttgttgattcaaaaagcaatttaagatcaacggttgaaaattaaagatagatagtaacagtaaatacacaaatcacacacaggagagaagcacatctacacgcaatcataacagactgtcacacgggcacaaggaactatgcatcagaaatactgacacacgtgttgctgtctcagcttcagagtcagtaccagtgggtacacacactctgattgagttaccttctggactagacatcttctgatcaagaagtatcatagtcagaggttctgatccatcttcactctggacaaaagtccatgttcagatttttcagaataaaattaaatctatcctctgctaagggctttgtaaagatatctgcccattgatggtcagtatcaacaaacttcagaagaagtacgcccttatgtacataatctctaataaagtgatactttacctcaatgtgctttgcccttgaatgcaagataggattcttactcaatgagattgcatcagtgttatcacaatagattgggatattgctctcaaggatctgataatcctccagctgatgtttcatccagagcatctgagtgctgcatattgctgctgagatatattctgcctctgcagttgatagtgcaatggttgattgcctcttgcttgcccatgagactagattgcttcccagaaattgacaatttccagaagtactttttctctctgttctatctccagcataatcagcatcacagtaacctgaaagcttatactctgatgttttcttatacatcaagccaaggttagtggtgcctttcagataccttaggatcctcttaacagcagttaagtgggtttcccttggatctgattggaaacgagcacataaatgaacactaaatagtatgtctggcctagatgcagttaagtatagaagtgaacctatcatgccacgatagagcttctgacatactttaccacttttatcttctttctccagaatgcatgtaggatgcattggagtcttggccactgtagattccagcatattgaacttcttcagaagttctttagtgtacttgctctgatggatatatgttccttctggtgtttgatcaacttgtattcccagaaagtactttaattctcccatcatactcatctcaaattcagcctgcatcatctcagaaaattctttgcatagagattgattagcagaaccaaatataatatcatcaacataaatttgcacaattaagatatcatctttataagtcttgcaaaaaagagttgtatctactttaccccttacaaactcattctccagaaggaatgagctaagtctctcataccatgctctgggagcttgcttcagaccgtagagtgatttcttcaatttgaacacatggtctggtttcttctcatcttcaaaacctgggggttgatgaacatagacttcctctgagatataaccatttaggaaggcactcttcacgtccatctgatgtagaactatgttgtgatttactgagaaagagatcaacagtctgattgcctccagtcttgctactggagcaaatgtttcagtgtagtctattccttcctgctggctgtagccttgagcaactagccttgccttgtttctgactacatctcctttctcattcagcttgtttctgaatacccatttcgttccaataacatggacactctcagacttcttcactaagctccaaacatcgttcttggagaattgattcaattcttcttccatggccagaatccaatccttgtcctgaagagcttcatctatggacttgggttcaattaaggacaccaatcctttcagactgagcaaggtctcttcagagggtctgaaggcagatctggttctgactggttcgtctttgttgcccagaatcaattccttagggtgagctacagtgattctgctcttcttcagagtttgtgagttagagggaccagcttcttcctctggttcatcttcctctggctcaacttcctctggagctttgcctttgtcagaaacattaatgcttaaatctgcaaacttttcaactagctttgactggtcagagtcaagcttatcgtcaaatctaacatgaatagattttttaatagtcttagcatcagtattataaaatctaaaacctttagatctctcagaataaccaagtaatagacatttagaagacttagcatcaaatttatgcaatctatccttagtattgagaacataacaaacacagccaaaaggatgaaaataagaaatgttgggttttatgttcttccacaattcataaggagtcttattcagaattggtctcacagagattct is a window of Lotus japonicus ecotype B-129 chromosome 5, LjGifu_v1.2 DNA encoding:
- the LOC130720398 gene encoding uncharacterized protein LOC130720398, translating into KLAAAHFSDYALVWWNKFAKERLRNEEPAVETWAEMKRIMRKRYVPSSHARDVKFKLQKLTQGSKSVEEYYKELEVLMLQANLEEDEEVTMIRFINGLSNDVRDIVELQEYVDMEELLHKATKVEQQLKRKGLARKSSTNSNSSWRDRMKNEGPSTLSKPATKPQASASSKPLEQPSKKSKEVKCFKCQGMGHYAYECASKKTMILKDDGDYTSESEGEQSEEEEEAAMNGELLMIRRMLGSQQKPKKESQRENIFHTRCSVNGQICLMIVDGGSCTNVASERMVEKLNLVTKPHPWPYKLQWLSHYGEIQVSKQVEVDFSIGKYRDKVLCDVVPMEASHILLGRPWQYDTKDYEDVFPTSVPSGLPPLRGIEHQIDLIPGASLPNRPAYRSNPQETTEIQRQVEELLNKGWVRNSMSPCAVPVILVPKKDGTWRFVVSSKGVQVDEEKIKAIQEWPTPKSVGDVRSFHGLASFYRRFVKDFSTLAAPLNEVVKKNVGFHWGKNQEEAFAALKHKLTHAPILALPNFAKSFELECDASNVGIGAVLLQEGHPIAYFSEKLSGAALNYSTYDKELYALVRALKTWQHYLLPKEFVIHSDHESLKYLKGQGKLNKRHAKWVEFLEQFPYVIKHKKGKSNIVADALSRRHVHNGFLFKENRLCVPKSSIRELLVKESHAGGLMGHFGVQKTLETLQEHFYWPKMKHDVIKFCEHCIVCKKAKSKVMPHGLYTSLPIPEYPWVDLSMDFVLGLPRTKNGKDSIFVVVDRFSKMAHFIPCRKADDACHVADLFFKEVVRLHGMPRSIVSDRDTKFLSHFWRTLWGKLGTKLLFSTTCHPQTDGQTEVVNRTLGTLLRTVLKANLKAWEACLPHVEFAYNRAVHSTTNCSPFEVVYGFNPLTPLDLLPMPNISVHMRKERFPEQRKSKLQPRGDGPFQVLERINNNAYKIELPDGGEFDLRSNPFQEGG